The Bacillus vallismortis genome window below encodes:
- the argC gene encoding N-acetyl-gamma-glutamyl-phosphate reductase: MKIGIVGATGYGGTELVRILSHHPHAEECILYSSSGEGNVYSEVYPHLTGLAEQKLKPIEMNTIKHEIDIMFLAAPPGVSSELTPQLADAGIPVIDLSGDLRIQEPAEYERWYKRKSAPMEVIHEAVYGLAELNQKQIQQAKLIANPGCFPTAVLLGLAPLAQQKLLNESFVIVDAKTGVSGAGRKASMGTHFSELNDNFKIYKVNEHQHTPEIEQALQEWQPGLGPITFSSHLVPMTRGIMATMYTQLTSGLSADDLHHLYSEFYQDSYFVRIRPKGQYPQTKEVCGSNFCDIAVTLDERTNRVTIVSVIDNLMKGAAGQAVQNFNLMNGWNEETGLTMTPIYP; this comes from the coding sequence TTGAAAATAGGAATTGTAGGCGCTACAGGCTATGGAGGCACCGAACTTGTCCGGATTCTCTCGCATCATCCTCATGCAGAGGAATGTATACTTTATTCATCCAGCGGTGAAGGGAATGTCTATAGCGAGGTTTATCCTCATCTTACCGGCTTAGCCGAACAGAAGCTGAAGCCGATTGAAATGAATACGATCAAACACGAAATAGATATCATGTTTCTTGCTGCACCGCCCGGGGTATCGAGTGAATTGACTCCGCAGCTGGCAGATGCGGGAATTCCGGTGATTGATCTGTCAGGTGATCTGAGGATACAAGAGCCCGCTGAATATGAAAGATGGTATAAACGGAAATCGGCACCGATGGAAGTGATTCATGAGGCGGTTTACGGCCTGGCAGAACTGAATCAAAAGCAAATCCAACAGGCGAAACTCATTGCCAATCCGGGCTGTTTTCCAACTGCTGTTTTGCTTGGCCTCGCGCCATTGGCTCAACAGAAACTGCTCAATGAATCCTTCGTTATCGTTGACGCGAAGACCGGTGTTTCCGGAGCGGGAAGAAAAGCATCCATGGGAACTCATTTTTCTGAGCTGAACGACAATTTTAAAATTTATAAAGTCAATGAACATCAGCACACGCCGGAAATTGAACAGGCGCTGCAAGAATGGCAGCCAGGGCTGGGGCCTATTACATTTTCGTCTCACTTGGTTCCGATGACAAGGGGCATCATGGCAACGATGTATACGCAATTAACCTCTGGCCTATCAGCAGATGACCTGCATCATTTATATTCGGAATTTTACCAAGATTCATATTTTGTGAGAATAAGGCCAAAAGGGCAGTATCCGCAAACGAAGGAAGTGTGCGGCAGTAATTTCTGTGATATCGCCGTTACCCTGGACGAGAGAACGAACAGAGTCACGATCGTCTCGGTAATCGATAATTTAATGAAGGGTGCCGCCGGTCAGGCTGTGCAAAACTTTAATTTGATGAATGGCTGGAATGAAGAAACCGGGCTCACCATGACGCCAATTTATCCATAG
- the argJ gene encoding bifunctional ornithine acetyltransferase/N-acetylglutamate synthase, protein MIQLSEEQIIKVTGDVSSPKGFQAKGVHCGLRYSKKDLGAIISETPAVSAAVYTQSHFQAAPIKVTQDSLKHGSALKAVIVNSAIANACTGEQGIEDAYTMRESLAAQLGMEPEFVAVSSTGVIGEYLDMEKIQAGIKLLTQTPAGSGDFEEAILTTDTVIKQTCYELTIGGKTVTIGGAAKGSGMIHPNMATMLGFVTTDAAIEEKALQKALRDITDASFNQITVDGETSTNDMVLVMANGCAENECLTEDHPDWPVFKKALLLTCEDLAKEIARDGEGATKLIEAQVRGAKNNLDANVIAKKIVGSNLVKTAVYGTDANWGRIIGAIGHSTAQVTAEEVEVYLGGQCLFKHNEPQAFSESLAKEYLEGDEITIIIKMDEGDGNGRAWGCDLTYDYIKINASYRT, encoded by the coding sequence ATGATTCAGTTAAGTGAAGAGCAAATTATAAAAGTAACAGGTGATGTATCCTCGCCAAAAGGATTTCAGGCAAAGGGCGTGCATTGCGGGCTGCGCTACTCGAAAAAAGACCTTGGCGCCATTATCAGCGAGACACCGGCCGTAAGTGCGGCGGTTTATACCCAAAGCCACTTTCAGGCCGCTCCGATCAAAGTCACACAAGACAGCTTAAAGCATGGGTCAGCATTGAAAGCTGTCATCGTTAACAGCGCCATTGCCAATGCCTGCACGGGAGAACAGGGCATAGAGGACGCATACACAATGCGGGAGAGTCTTGCCGCACAGCTGGGTATGGAGCCGGAGTTTGTCGCCGTTTCATCAACGGGCGTCATCGGCGAGTATTTAGACATGGAAAAAATTCAGGCAGGCATCAAACTGCTGACACAAACACCCGCGGGATCGGGAGATTTTGAGGAAGCGATCTTAACAACCGATACGGTGATCAAGCAGACGTGCTATGAGCTGACAATCGGCGGCAAAACAGTCACGATCGGCGGAGCGGCTAAAGGCTCGGGAATGATTCATCCGAACATGGCCACGATGCTGGGATTTGTGACGACAGACGCGGCAATTGAAGAAAAAGCGCTGCAAAAGGCGCTTCGCGACATCACTGATGCTTCATTTAACCAAATCACAGTTGATGGTGAAACATCCACGAACGACATGGTATTGGTCATGGCAAACGGCTGCGCCGAAAATGAGTGCCTGACGGAAGATCACCCAGACTGGCCGGTCTTTAAAAAAGCGCTCTTGCTAACTTGCGAGGATTTGGCTAAAGAGATTGCGAGAGACGGAGAAGGCGCGACAAAACTAATCGAAGCCCAAGTGCGGGGGGCGAAAAATAATCTTGACGCGAACGTGATTGCGAAAAAAATAGTCGGTTCAAATCTCGTGAAAACGGCAGTCTACGGAACAGATGCCAACTGGGGGCGCATCATCGGTGCCATCGGGCACAGCACAGCTCAGGTGACGGCGGAAGAAGTAGAGGTTTATCTCGGGGGCCAATGCCTGTTTAAGCATAATGAACCTCAGGCATTCTCTGAATCTCTCGCCAAGGAATATCTTGAAGGAGATGAAATCACCATTATCATCAAGATGGATGAAGGTGACGGGAACGGAAGAGCGTGGGGCTGTGACCTGACCTATGACTATATCAAAATTAACGCGAGCTATCGCACATAA
- the argB gene encoding acetylglutamate kinase, which translates to MKKTIVFKCGGSVIRELSEEFFHNLKELMASGWKPAIVHGGGPEITNMLKRLNIKTEFSGGQRKTTKPVLEVAEMVLSGSVNKFFVAELAKHGLRAAGISGKDGGLLEADYLDPETYGEVGEIKKVDTSMVNALMEKGIIPVIAPLSMTSDCKTLNVNADLAASAVAGALEADKLMFVTDVDGILKEKQRLDVLTPEEIQMLIKQEVITGGMIPKVNSALSALSDQVSEVMIVNGKRSFFTEQTFQGTKIVKAKEAVS; encoded by the coding sequence ATGAAGAAAACAATCGTTTTTAAATGCGGGGGAAGTGTCATCCGTGAGCTGTCGGAGGAATTTTTTCATAACCTGAAAGAACTGATGGCGTCAGGATGGAAACCGGCGATCGTTCATGGCGGCGGCCCGGAAATCACAAATATGCTGAAACGGTTAAATATCAAAACAGAGTTTTCAGGAGGACAGCGCAAAACAACGAAGCCGGTGCTGGAAGTGGCTGAGATGGTTTTATCCGGCTCGGTGAATAAATTTTTCGTTGCCGAGCTTGCCAAACACGGACTGCGTGCCGCAGGCATCTCCGGTAAGGACGGCGGTCTTCTGGAGGCGGATTATCTCGATCCGGAAACATACGGGGAAGTCGGAGAAATCAAAAAGGTCGATACATCCATGGTGAACGCGCTGATGGAAAAGGGCATCATTCCTGTTATCGCGCCGCTGTCTATGACGAGTGACTGCAAGACGCTGAATGTGAATGCCGATCTGGCTGCTTCAGCAGTCGCCGGAGCGCTTGAAGCCGATAAGCTGATGTTCGTCACAGATGTCGATGGAATCTTGAAAGAAAAGCAGCGTCTCGACGTCCTGACCCCTGAGGAGATTCAAATGCTGATCAAACAGGAAGTGATCACAGGGGGGATGATTCCGAAGGTCAATTCAGCCTTGTCGGCTTTATCAGATCAGGTGTCTGAAGTCATGATCGTAAACGGAAAAAGATCATTCTTCACAGAACAAACCTTTCAAGGAACAAAAATTGTCAAAGCAAAGGAGGCTGTTTCATGA
- a CDS encoding acetylornithine transaminase has protein sequence MSSLFQTYGRWDIDIKKAKGTYVEDQNGKTYLDFIQGIAVSNLGHCHEAVTAAVKKQLDSVWHVSNLFQNSLQEQAAQKLAAHSAGDLVFFCNSGAEANEGAIKLARKATGKTKIITFLQSFHGRTYAGMAATGQDKIKTGFGPMLEGFYYLPYNDPSAFEALGEEDGIAAVMLETVQGEGGVNPASAEFLTAVQSFCKEKEALLIVDEIQTGIGRTGKGFAYEHFGLSPDIITVAKGLGNGFPVGAVIGKKQLGEAFTPGSHGTTFGGNMLAMAAVNATLQTIFQADFLQKAADKGAFLKKQLEAELKNPFVKQIRGKGLMLGIECDGPVADIITELQTLGLLVLPAGPNVIRLLPPLTVTKDEIAEAVSKLKQAIAHYSAVNQ, from the coding sequence ATGAGCAGCTTGTTTCAAACCTACGGACGCTGGGATATTGACATCAAAAAAGCAAAGGGAACGTACGTTGAGGATCAAAACGGCAAAACCTACCTCGATTTCATTCAGGGGATTGCGGTGTCTAATCTAGGCCACTGCCATGAAGCGGTGACGGCAGCAGTCAAAAAACAGCTCGACAGCGTATGGCACGTATCCAACCTGTTTCAAAACAGTCTCCAGGAGCAAGCTGCACAAAAGTTGGCGGCGCACAGTGCGGGAGATCTCGTTTTTTTCTGCAACAGCGGCGCGGAAGCGAATGAAGGCGCGATAAAGCTCGCCCGAAAAGCAACTGGAAAAACAAAAATCATCACTTTTCTTCAGTCGTTCCATGGCCGCACGTACGCAGGGATGGCCGCGACCGGACAGGATAAAATCAAAACAGGCTTCGGCCCGATGCTGGAAGGCTTTTACTACCTTCCGTACAACGATCCGTCCGCTTTTGAGGCTCTTGGCGAGGAAGACGGCATTGCCGCTGTGATGCTTGAGACAGTGCAGGGAGAAGGCGGAGTCAATCCGGCAAGCGCTGAATTTTTAACAGCCGTACAGTCGTTTTGCAAGGAAAAGGAAGCTCTTTTAATCGTTGATGAAATCCAGACCGGCATCGGCCGCACAGGAAAGGGCTTCGCCTACGAGCACTTTGGGCTCTCACCTGATATCATCACAGTCGCAAAAGGATTGGGAAACGGCTTTCCAGTCGGTGCTGTCATCGGCAAAAAACAGCTGGGAGAAGCGTTTACCCCAGGTTCTCACGGAACGACTTTCGGAGGAAATATGCTGGCGATGGCTGCTGTGAATGCCACACTGCAAACTATATTCCAGGCTGACTTTCTGCAAAAGGCTGCTGACAAAGGGGCATTTTTAAAAAAACAGCTCGAGGCTGAGCTAAAGAATCCTTTTGTCAAACAAATCCGCGGTAAAGGATTAATGCTTGGAATTGAATGTGATGGACCGGTTGCCGACATCATTACTGAATTGCAGACATTAGGCTTGCTTGTATTGCCGGCCGGCCCGAACGTCATTCGGCTGCTGCCGCCGCTCACCGTGACAAAGGATGAAATAGCAGAAGCCGTCAGCAAGCTGAAACAGGCGATCGCTCATTATTCCGCTGTAAACCAGTAA
- a CDS encoding carbamoyl phosphate synthase small subunit, which translates to MEGYLVLEDGTAFSGELDGHGSCTGEAVFFTGMTGYQEVLTDPSYKGQIIVFTYPLIGNYGINEKDFESKKPQVKAAVVYEACDHFSHHEAVYSLKEYLQKWNIPLLTHVDTRAVVKKIRANGTMGATVTGSIEAAEIALQPENVAEQASAQEISTFGDGHKHIALIDFGYKKSIASSLVKRGCKVTVVPYQQMEAVYDIKPDGIVLSNGPGDPKAIQPYLGKIKSIVSRYPTLGICLGHQLIALAFGGNTFKLPFGHRGANHPVIDRETKRVFMTSQNHSYVVDEQSINEAELTIRFHHVNDTSVEGLSHKKWPVMSVQFHPEAHPGPAESEWIFDDYLKNVIPARREIAHA; encoded by the coding sequence ATGGAAGGTTATTTAGTGTTAGAAGATGGAACAGCGTTCAGCGGCGAGCTGGACGGTCATGGAAGCTGCACGGGAGAAGCTGTTTTTTTTACAGGAATGACAGGCTACCAGGAAGTGCTTACAGATCCATCATATAAAGGACAGATTATCGTATTTACCTACCCGCTGATTGGCAACTACGGCATTAATGAAAAGGATTTTGAAAGCAAGAAACCGCAAGTGAAAGCCGCGGTTGTCTACGAGGCATGTGATCATTTTTCTCATCATGAAGCCGTATACAGCCTCAAGGAGTATCTACAAAAATGGAACATTCCGCTGTTGACCCATGTTGATACAAGGGCTGTCGTGAAAAAAATCCGCGCAAACGGAACGATGGGTGCGACTGTTACAGGCTCTATAGAAGCCGCTGAGATCGCCCTTCAGCCAGAAAACGTGGCAGAGCAGGCATCCGCGCAGGAAATCAGCACATTCGGCGACGGCCATAAACATATCGCCCTCATTGATTTCGGCTATAAAAAGTCCATCGCGTCATCACTCGTGAAACGGGGCTGCAAGGTCACCGTTGTGCCGTATCAGCAAATGGAAGCTGTATACGATATAAAGCCGGACGGCATTGTGTTATCGAACGGACCCGGAGACCCGAAAGCCATTCAGCCTTATTTAGGAAAAATCAAAAGCATCGTCAGCCGTTATCCGACGCTCGGCATCTGTCTCGGACATCAGCTGATCGCGCTCGCGTTCGGAGGGAATACATTTAAGCTGCCGTTCGGACACAGGGGCGCAAATCATCCGGTCATCGACCGTGAAACGAAACGTGTCTTCATGACTAGCCAAAACCACAGCTATGTGGTTGATGAACAGTCTATTAATGAAGCAGAGCTCACGATCAGGTTTCATCACGTTAATGATACGTCAGTTGAAGGGCTCTCCCATAAAAAATGGCCTGTCATGAGTGTGCAATTCCACCCGGAAGCCCATCCCGGACCGGCGGAAAGCGAATGGATTTTTGATGATTATCTAAAGAATGTGATACCAGCAAGGAGAGAAATCGCGCATGCCTAA